Proteins from a genomic interval of Vreelandella profundi:
- a CDS encoding four-carbon acid sugar kinase family protein: protein MSTSLLLSYYGDDLTGSTDVMEALSLHGVKTVLFLAPPTALQLAPFADYTAVGLAGTSRSESPEWMETHLHSALTWLKSLGATICHYKVCSTFDSAPTIGSIGKALEIGKSLFEQRSVPLAVGAPQLKRYTVFGQHFAAFDGEVHRIDRHPVMCRHPVTPMAEADLRHHLAQQTLLSIGLVDVLCLDSADTDIRVDQLMHENDVMLFDTLTHEQQAEVGTQLWRTSSPKGSFVVGSSAVEYSLVSTWRRQMLIPENPPRFSSPGAVEQLAVVSGSCSEVTARQIRSAEANGFHVIAIDVVQLIDELTHAQTMCLAQESANEALSQGKSVIVYTAMGPSSDAEAVHQAGEKARHLIGRSLGQLLRQMVDAHGLQRVVIAGGDTSSHALNQLAVHALTTRLPLPETPGSPLCTAHSDLPAFDGLEVALKGGQIGSENYFMSIRDGVA, encoded by the coding sequence ATGAGCACATCTCTACTTCTCTCCTACTATGGCGATGACCTCACAGGCTCTACAGATGTGATGGAAGCATTGAGCCTGCACGGCGTAAAAACAGTGCTTTTTCTGGCTCCCCCCACGGCGCTACAGCTGGCTCCTTTCGCCGACTATACTGCCGTAGGTTTGGCGGGCACTAGCCGCAGTGAATCTCCCGAATGGATGGAGACTCATCTGCATAGTGCGCTCACATGGTTGAAATCTCTAGGTGCCACGATTTGCCACTATAAGGTGTGTTCAACGTTCGACAGCGCCCCCACAATTGGCAGCATCGGCAAAGCGCTGGAAATAGGAAAATCGCTATTCGAGCAGCGCTCGGTGCCTCTGGCAGTTGGAGCACCACAGCTCAAACGCTACACCGTATTTGGACAACATTTCGCTGCCTTCGATGGCGAAGTACATCGAATCGATCGCCATCCTGTGATGTGCAGGCATCCGGTAACACCTATGGCAGAAGCAGACTTGAGGCATCATCTAGCGCAACAGACTCTGCTCTCCATCGGTTTAGTCGATGTTCTTTGTCTCGACTCAGCCGATACCGATATTCGCGTCGATCAGCTCATGCACGAAAATGACGTAATGTTATTTGATACGCTGACCCACGAGCAACAGGCTGAGGTTGGTACACAGCTTTGGCGAACGAGCTCCCCTAAAGGAAGCTTCGTGGTGGGCTCTTCTGCCGTGGAGTACTCTCTTGTAAGCACGTGGCGTCGACAGATGTTGATCCCCGAAAACCCGCCGCGTTTCTCTTCACCTGGGGCGGTTGAGCAGTTAGCAGTAGTATCCGGTAGTTGCTCAGAAGTGACGGCTCGGCAAATTCGCAGCGCAGAAGCCAATGGCTTTCACGTAATTGCCATCGATGTCGTCCAACTGATTGATGAACTTACACATGCGCAGACCATGTGCCTTGCCCAGGAATCCGCTAATGAGGCGCTCAGTCAAGGCAAAAGCGTCATTGTATATACCGCAATGGGCCCCAGCAGCGATGCAGAGGCCGTGCATCAGGCAGGCGAAAAGGCGCGCCACCTTATTGGCCGTTCGCTGGGCCAACTATTACGCCAGATGGTGGACGCGCACGGGCTTCAGCGCGTAGTGATCGCAGGTGGTGATACATCAAGTCATGCTCTCAACCAGCTTGCGGTACATGCTTTGACCACACGCCTGCCTCTACCGGAAACGCCGGGATCTCCACTCTGCACTGCCCATAGCGACCTCCCAGCGTTCGACGGATTGGAGGTTGCCTTGAAAGGCGGTCAGATAGGCAGCGAAAACTATTTCATGTCAATTCGTGATGGAGTCGCCTAG
- a CDS encoding nucleoside recognition domain-containing protein — MLNGIWLSFFIAAFVASMWQWLVGGDGEVFARIVQSLFDMARVSVDIILVLLGTMTLWLGFLSIAEKAGLIRLLGRVLDPLFCRLMPEVPRGHPAMGLISMNFAANILGLDNAATPIGIKAMHSLQSLNPSSETASNAQILFLVLNTSSLTLLPVTIFMYRAQQGAADPTLVFLPILLATTASSLAGLLAVAIVQRIKLWQPVLLGYLAVAALCLGLLLTTLAGMSAQALAAASTLVGNLTLFSIVIMFLVVGALRGVKVYDAFIEGAKEGLSFTVTLLPYLIAMLVAVGVLRASGVLDAGLSGIRWIVEGFGWDTRFVDALPTAFVKPLSGGGARAMMIETMDTFGVDSFAGLLAATLQGSTETTFYVLAVYFGAVGITRIRHGLGCALAADAAGIITAIAVCYWFFG; from the coding sequence ATGCTCAATGGAATTTGGTTAAGCTTCTTTATCGCTGCGTTTGTGGCGTCAATGTGGCAGTGGTTAGTGGGTGGTGACGGCGAAGTGTTCGCCCGCATAGTGCAGTCGCTTTTCGATATGGCCCGGGTGAGTGTCGATATCATTCTGGTGCTGCTCGGCACTATGACGCTATGGTTAGGATTTCTTTCGATTGCCGAAAAAGCAGGCTTGATTCGTTTGCTGGGGCGAGTACTTGATCCGCTGTTCTGTCGCTTAATGCCTGAAGTGCCTCGCGGACATCCCGCCATGGGGCTGATCAGTATGAACTTTGCAGCTAACATTTTAGGCCTGGATAACGCGGCTACGCCTATCGGCATTAAAGCCATGCACTCGCTGCAAAGCCTAAACCCCAGCTCGGAAACCGCCAGCAACGCGCAAATTCTATTTTTAGTACTTAACACCTCATCGCTAACGCTGCTGCCGGTCACCATTTTCATGTACCGCGCCCAGCAAGGCGCTGCTGATCCCACGCTGGTGTTTCTTCCTATCCTGCTCGCGACGACGGCCTCTAGTCTGGCGGGGCTTTTAGCCGTGGCCATTGTTCAACGCATAAAGCTTTGGCAGCCGGTGTTGTTGGGCTATCTTGCCGTGGCAGCGCTCTGTTTAGGCTTATTACTCACAACACTTGCGGGGATGTCAGCTCAGGCGCTGGCGGCAGCTTCCACGTTAGTGGGCAACCTTACGCTCTTTAGTATTGTGATCATGTTCCTAGTGGTAGGGGCGCTACGCGGAGTAAAGGTTTACGACGCCTTTATTGAAGGGGCTAAAGAGGGCCTAAGCTTCACTGTTACGCTGCTGCCCTACCTGATTGCCATGCTGGTCGCCGTGGGCGTACTGCGTGCCAGCGGCGTCTTGGACGCCGGGCTAAGCGGCATACGCTGGATCGTCGAAGGGTTTGGCTGGGATACTCGCTTTGTCGACGCCCTGCCCACCGCCTTTGTGAAGCCGCTTTCAGGGGGCGGCGCACGCGCCATGATGATTGAAACCATGGACACCTTTGGCGTAGACAGTTTTGCAGGGCTGTTAGCGGCTACCCTGCAAGGCAGTACCGAAACAACTTTCTACGTGCTGGCAGTGTACTTCGGCGCGGTAGGCATTACCCGTATTCGCCACGGCTTAGGCTGTGCGTTAGCGGCCGATGCGGCAGGCATTATCACGGCGATTGCGGTGTGCTACTGGTTTTTTGGGTAG
- a CDS encoding DUF2798 domain-containing protein — protein MKHRIIFAILMSFTLSLIMSAWVTYVNIGAHTDFVGIWMHAWLLAWPAAGIIAFICGPFLHKVAHRIAEKM, from the coding sequence ATGAAACACCGAATTATCTTCGCTATTCTTATGTCGTTCACGCTATCGCTGATCATGTCAGCCTGGGTCACCTACGTGAATATCGGTGCCCATACTGACTTTGTGGGTATTTGGATGCATGCGTGGTTATTAGCATGGCCGGCCGCTGGCATCATCGCCTTTATCTGTGGGCCCTTTCTGCATAAAGTCGCTCACCGCATAGCTGAGAAGATGTGA
- a CDS encoding LysR family transcriptional regulator encodes MKTPSLDDLKIFVVAANQHSLTAAAAQLNMTIATASRRISALEATLGVELLYRSTKGLTLTPHGESYYRECEELVLALDQRILNLDQALHSLSGPLKIMAPVNLGSGPLDPFWQNFTDRYPDISLTIELDNNTVDIRDQQADIALRSGPQKDTTLIQKHLGYIEPILVASPAMKHSLPRTISELSACPSVAANMFSDWQLVDSEGNQYACHKHHFHISNDMNVVLNLTQSGAGIALMPASMVANSLQTGALIRVLPSWQGQHREICLVWPHRRSLSARAMLFRAELIEFLSHQSWFHAAQ; translated from the coding sequence ATGAAAACGCCTTCGCTTGATGACCTTAAAATCTTTGTCGTTGCTGCCAACCAGCACAGCCTGACGGCGGCTGCGGCTCAGCTTAATATGACAATTGCCACCGCTTCACGGCGCATCAGCGCGTTAGAGGCAACGCTCGGCGTAGAGCTACTGTATCGCTCAACTAAAGGCTTAACATTAACACCGCATGGTGAGTCTTATTATCGCGAGTGCGAAGAGTTAGTGTTAGCGCTCGATCAACGCATTTTAAATCTGGATCAGGCACTGCATAGCCTGAGCGGTCCGTTAAAAATCATGGCCCCGGTCAACTTGGGCAGTGGGCCGCTGGATCCGTTTTGGCAGAATTTTACGGACCGCTATCCGGACATTTCGCTGACCATCGAATTAGACAACAACACCGTCGACATTCGCGATCAGCAAGCCGATATTGCGCTGCGCTCAGGCCCTCAGAAAGACACCACTCTGATCCAAAAACACCTGGGCTATATAGAGCCCATTTTGGTGGCATCGCCAGCGATGAAGCACTCTCTACCGCGCACGATTAGCGAGCTTTCGGCCTGCCCTAGCGTTGCGGCCAACATGTTTAGCGATTGGCAACTGGTTGACAGCGAAGGCAATCAATACGCTTGCCACAAGCATCATTTCCATATCAGTAATGATATGAATGTTGTCCTAAATCTCACTCAATCAGGCGCGGGCATCGCGTTGATGCCCGCCAGTATGGTGGCTAACAGCCTGCAAACGGGTGCGTTAATACGTGTGCTGCCTAGCTGGCAGGGCCAGCATAGAGAAATCTGCTTGGTATGGCCCCACCGCCGCAGCCTTTCTGCGCGCGCCATGCTTTTCCGAGCAGAGCTAATAGAATTCCTCAGCCATCAAAGCTGGTTTCATGCGGCACAATAA
- a CDS encoding OsmC domain/YcaO domain-containing protein gives MEIKVNYLDNLRLEAKFDDFTVISDQPIRYKGDGSAPGPFDYFLASSAMCAAYFVKVYCNARDIPTENIRLSQNNIVDPEDRYKQIFKIQVELPEDISEKDRQGILRSIDRCTVKKVVQTGPEFQIETVENIDEDAQALLMGAPEGGSTYIEGKDLPLEQTIANMSAMLAELGMKIEIASWRNIVPHVWSLHIRDAASPMCFTNGKGATKESALCSALGEFIERLSCNFFYNDQFFGDEIANSDFVHYPNEKWFLPGPGDELPAEILDDHCLAIYNPERELCGSNLIDTNSGNEARGVVSLPFVRRSDGETIYFPSNLIENLFLSNGMSAGNTLVEAQVQCLSEIFERAVKREILEQELSLPDVPQVVLAKYPSIVEGISALEAQGFPVLVKDASMGGQFPVMCVTLMNPRTGGVFASFGAHPSFEVALERSLTELLQGRSFEGLNDLPLPTFNSQTVSEPNNFVEHFIDSVGVVSWRFFSAKPDFEFCEWDFSGSNEEEAETLFGIFEELGAEVYMAVHEDLGAPVCRILVPGYSEVYPIEDLIWDNTNKALDYRKDILNLHRLDDSQLNGLVERLEESQIDDHTDIITLIGVEFDENTVWGQLTILELKLLTNLALKQYDDALERVEMFLQYNDNTVERGLFYRAINAVLEIVLDDELALDDYLANFTRMFGEETMAAVVGSVNGDVRFYGLTPTNMQLDGLDRHLRLIESYKKLHAARAASVAM, from the coding sequence ATGGAAATCAAAGTTAACTATCTCGATAACCTCCGGCTAGAGGCTAAGTTCGACGACTTTACGGTCATTTCTGACCAGCCTATCCGCTATAAAGGGGATGGCTCGGCGCCGGGTCCTTTCGACTATTTCCTGGCGTCATCCGCCATGTGCGCGGCCTATTTTGTGAAGGTGTACTGCAACGCGCGTGATATTCCTACCGAGAACATTCGCCTCTCGCAGAACAATATCGTTGATCCAGAAGATCGCTATAAGCAGATCTTTAAAATCCAAGTCGAACTTCCGGAAGATATTTCTGAAAAGGATCGCCAGGGCATTCTGCGCTCTATCGACCGCTGCACGGTTAAAAAAGTGGTGCAAACCGGCCCTGAGTTTCAAATTGAAACGGTCGAAAACATTGATGAAGATGCCCAGGCGCTGCTGATGGGCGCGCCGGAAGGTGGCAGTACTTACATTGAAGGAAAAGACTTACCGCTAGAGCAAACCATCGCCAATATGAGCGCGATGCTGGCGGAACTGGGCATGAAAATTGAAATCGCCTCTTGGCGCAATATCGTGCCTCATGTTTGGTCGCTGCATATTCGCGACGCCGCGTCTCCCATGTGCTTTACCAACGGTAAAGGGGCGACCAAAGAGAGCGCACTGTGCTCGGCGCTGGGTGAGTTTATCGAGCGCTTAAGCTGTAACTTCTTCTACAACGATCAGTTTTTTGGCGACGAGATTGCCAACAGTGACTTTGTTCACTACCCCAATGAAAAGTGGTTTCTGCCTGGGCCGGGTGACGAACTGCCCGCCGAGATTCTCGATGATCACTGCCTCGCTATCTACAACCCCGAACGCGAGCTGTGCGGTTCCAATCTGATTGATACCAACTCCGGTAACGAGGCGCGGGGCGTTGTTTCGCTGCCCTTTGTCCGCCGCTCGGACGGTGAGACAATCTACTTCCCCTCGAACCTGATCGAAAACCTGTTCCTGAGCAACGGCATGAGCGCCGGTAATACGCTGGTAGAAGCGCAGGTGCAGTGTCTTTCCGAAATTTTCGAGCGAGCGGTAAAACGTGAGATCCTCGAACAGGAATTAAGCCTGCCGGATGTACCGCAAGTCGTGCTGGCGAAATATCCGAGCATTGTGGAAGGCATTAGCGCGCTGGAGGCTCAAGGCTTTCCTGTGCTCGTTAAAGATGCCTCTATGGGTGGGCAGTTCCCCGTGATGTGCGTCACGCTGATGAACCCGCGTACCGGTGGTGTGTTTGCCTCTTTCGGAGCGCATCCAAGTTTTGAAGTGGCGCTTGAGCGCAGCCTAACCGAGCTGCTGCAGGGCCGCAGCTTCGAGGGGTTGAATGACCTTCCTCTCCCCACCTTCAACTCCCAGACCGTGTCCGAGCCCAACAACTTTGTAGAGCACTTTATCGACTCTGTGGGCGTGGTTTCCTGGCGTTTCTTTAGCGCTAAACCCGATTTCGAGTTCTGCGAGTGGGATTTCTCCGGCAGCAATGAGGAAGAAGCCGAAACGCTATTTGGGATTTTCGAAGAGCTGGGTGCTGAAGTTTACATGGCAGTGCACGAAGACTTGGGCGCTCCTGTTTGCCGCATTCTAGTGCCGGGCTACTCAGAGGTGTATCCCATCGAAGATTTGATTTGGGATAACACCAATAAAGCGCTGGATTATCGGAAAGACATTCTTAATCTGCACCGTCTTGATGATAGCCAGCTCAATGGTTTAGTGGAACGGCTAGAAGAAAGTCAGATAGATGATCATACGGATATCATTACGCTGATTGGCGTGGAGTTTGATGAAAACACCGTGTGGGGGCAGCTCACTATTCTGGAATTGAAACTGTTGACGAACCTGGCACTTAAGCAATATGACGACGCCTTAGAGCGCGTTGAAATGTTTTTGCAGTACAACGATAACACCGTCGAGCGCGGGCTTTTCTATCGTGCAATTAACGCGGTATTGGAAATTGTGCTGGATGATGAGCTGGCGCTTGACGACTACCTGGCGAATTTCACGCGGATGTTTGGTGAAGAGACGATGGCGGCCGTGGTGGGTTCAGTCAATGGCGATGTGCGGTTTTACGGTTTAACGCCGACCAACATGCAGCTAGACGGCTTAGATCGCCACCTGCGCTTGATTGAAAGCTATAAAAAGCTTCACGCTGCTCGGGCGGCAAGCGTTGCTATGTAA
- a CDS encoding TetR/AcrR family transcriptional regulator, giving the protein MPYPQSHKSKTKARILASAAELFTRKGFQKVSIGQIMTLAKMTHGAFYTHFASKEALYNESVRLTLDKSRAARLVKGPLSVQHLTDLVANYCNLQELVSKHEPGPEAVLFNEIGSEKEEIRTLFEASYSRMKKMLETRLMALGKLKKLPFANDRNVIADKARVILASLIGAVAIAKSLPGEAESKQVLTATQRQILLMMGVSENEAENMLHG; this is encoded by the coding sequence ATGCCTTATCCCCAAAGCCATAAATCGAAAACGAAAGCGCGTATTTTGGCCTCTGCTGCGGAGTTATTCACCCGTAAAGGCTTTCAGAAGGTCTCGATTGGCCAGATTATGACGCTCGCAAAGATGACCCATGGCGCCTTTTATACGCATTTTGCTTCAAAAGAAGCGCTCTACAACGAGTCAGTACGTCTTACGCTGGATAAAAGCCGGGCGGCAAGGTTGGTAAAAGGACCGCTGTCGGTGCAGCACTTGACTGATCTGGTCGCCAATTACTGCAATCTTCAAGAACTGGTCAGTAAGCATGAACCGGGCCCGGAAGCGGTACTTTTCAACGAGATTGGCAGTGAAAAAGAAGAAATCCGTACCCTGTTTGAAGCCTCTTATTCACGTATGAAAAAGATGCTCGAAACCCGTCTTATGGCGCTAGGGAAGTTAAAGAAACTGCCCTTCGCCAATGACCGTAATGTGATTGCCGATAAGGCTCGGGTCATATTGGCATCGTTGATAGGTGCTGTGGCCATTGCCAAAAGTTTGCCTGGAGAAGCCGAGAGCAAACAGGTGCTGACGGCAACGCAGCGTCAAATTTTACTAATGATGGGCGTTAGTGAAAACGAAGCAGAAAATATGCTGCATGGATAA
- the fabF gene encoding beta-ketoacyl-ACP synthase II: MQSPIVITGMGMVSPLGNSVNTSWERLLKGKSGIRTISRFDTSDIPIKIAGIVPERSHDATGGIDLDSIADPKERRKMDLFSLYALAAAHEALEQAQWQPVDLAQKRRTATIIGSGIGGFPTITQAQKALTERGYRKISPFTVPAFLANLAAGNLSIRYGFQGPLGCPVTACAAGLQAIGDGMRIIRSGEADVALVGGAEACIDPLSLASFNALKAVSTESATPERASRPFDKARNGFVMGEGSGVMVIETLNHALARGATPLAVISGYGTSADAHHITAGPEDGAGAALAIQAAIGMAGLSKDAISHINAHATSTPVGDRAEIASLRNVFGPLLPNIPISATKSSTGHLLGAAGGIESIFSVMAAMTDQLPPTINLEHCDDEMQDLNFVTDSPRNHATQHVLCNGFGFGGVNAALIISKIKS; the protein is encoded by the coding sequence ATGCAATCACCTATTGTTATTACCGGCATGGGCATGGTCAGCCCGCTAGGAAACAGCGTTAACACAAGCTGGGAACGATTGTTGAAAGGCAAGTCCGGCATCCGCACGATCAGCCGCTTCGATACCAGCGACATTCCCATTAAAATTGCTGGGATAGTGCCTGAACGCAGTCATGACGCCACCGGTGGCATTGATCTGGATAGTATTGCCGACCCGAAAGAACGCCGCAAAATGGATCTGTTTAGCCTTTACGCGCTAGCAGCCGCTCATGAAGCGTTGGAACAGGCTCAGTGGCAGCCAGTCGACCTAGCCCAAAAACGTAGAACGGCCACTATTATTGGCTCGGGCATTGGCGGCTTCCCTACCATCACCCAGGCACAAAAAGCGCTTACCGAACGCGGCTATCGTAAAATATCGCCGTTTACCGTACCGGCTTTTTTAGCCAATCTGGCAGCCGGCAATCTGTCGATTCGCTATGGCTTTCAAGGCCCGCTTGGCTGCCCGGTAACGGCTTGCGCCGCGGGCCTACAGGCGATTGGCGACGGTATGCGCATTATCCGCAGCGGCGAAGCGGATGTAGCACTGGTCGGCGGGGCCGAAGCGTGTATCGATCCGCTTTCGCTGGCTAGTTTCAACGCTTTAAAAGCGGTCTCAACAGAATCAGCCACGCCGGAGCGCGCCTCTAGGCCGTTCGATAAAGCCCGTAACGGTTTTGTGATGGGCGAAGGTTCAGGCGTGATGGTGATCGAAACGCTTAATCATGCCCTTGCTCGTGGCGCGACCCCGCTGGCGGTCATCAGCGGCTATGGCACCAGCGCGGATGCACACCACATTACCGCCGGGCCAGAAGATGGTGCAGGTGCAGCCCTAGCGATTCAAGCAGCTATTGGCATGGCAGGTCTTTCCAAAGATGCCATTAGTCATATCAATGCCCACGCGACGTCCACGCCGGTTGGCGACCGCGCTGAAATCGCCTCGTTACGCAACGTCTTTGGCCCCCTGCTGCCCAACATACCGATTTCAGCCACTAAGTCGTCTACAGGCCACCTGTTAGGGGCCGCCGGAGGTATAGAAAGCATTTTTTCTGTCATGGCCGCGATGACCGACCAGCTGCCGCCAACCATTAACCTTGAGCACTGCGACGATGAGATGCAGGACTTGAATTTTGTAACCGATAGCCCGCGTAATCACGCTACCCAGCATGTACTGTGCAATGGATTTGGCTTTGGCGGCGTTAACGCAGCGCTGATTATCAGCAAGATCAAGAGCTAA
- a CDS encoding alpha/beta fold hydrolase: MFQGFEKHHRHVNGVDITFRMGGSGPALLLLHGHPQTHMIWHKIAASLAQHFTVVAADLRGYGDSSKPDDDAEHVNYAKRTMANDMAELMTALGFERFSVLAHDRGARVAHRLGVDHTLRVTRMVLLDIAPTLAMYRGTSEAFARSYWHWFFLIRPQPLPEMLISSDPAQYLKSVMGARSAGMAPFSAEALAEYERCLSLPGAATGICGDYRASATIDLVHDQADIDLGVKLSCPLKVMWAAEGAIEACFDALGEWRKVATHVEGKPLPCGHYIAEEIPEMLLEEALPFLLKA, from the coding sequence ATGTTTCAAGGTTTTGAAAAACATCATCGCCACGTTAACGGCGTAGACATTACCTTTCGCATGGGCGGCAGTGGCCCTGCGCTGCTGTTGCTTCACGGTCATCCGCAAACCCATATGATTTGGCATAAAATAGCGGCGTCGCTTGCCCAGCATTTTACGGTGGTAGCGGCCGATCTGCGTGGTTACGGCGATAGCAGTAAGCCGGATGACGATGCTGAACACGTCAATTACGCCAAGCGGACAATGGCGAACGACATGGCGGAGCTCATGACGGCATTGGGCTTTGAGCGCTTTAGCGTGCTGGCACATGACCGTGGGGCCCGCGTTGCTCATCGGCTAGGCGTTGACCATACCTTGCGAGTAACGCGGATGGTGCTGCTGGATATTGCGCCCACGCTTGCTATGTATCGCGGCACGTCAGAGGCCTTTGCGCGCTCTTACTGGCACTGGTTCTTTCTTATTCGCCCTCAGCCGCTGCCAGAAATGCTGATTAGCAGCGACCCCGCCCAATACCTTAAAAGCGTTATGGGCGCGCGCAGCGCCGGTATGGCGCCTTTTTCAGCCGAAGCGTTGGCTGAATACGAACGCTGTTTATCACTGCCCGGTGCCGCCACCGGCATTTGCGGCGACTACCGCGCTAGTGCCACGATCGATTTAGTCCACGACCAGGCGGACATTGATTTGGGCGTTAAGCTGAGCTGCCCACTGAAAGTGATGTGGGCAGCTGAAGGGGCTATCGAGGCCTGTTTTGATGCCCTGGGCGAATGGCGCAAAGTGGCCACTCACGTTGAAGGCAAGCCGCTTCCCTGCGGCCATTATATTGCTGAAGAGATTCCTGAGATGCTGCTTGAAGAAGCTCTGCCGTTTTTGCTTAAGGCCTAG
- a CDS encoding TetR/AcrR family transcriptional regulator yields the protein MKNTATRDKLIDSGAQLISQQGYNATGINAVLKTCGVPKGSFYHYFSSKEEFGLAVIERFASTYDASLVTLLEDSNTPPLERLRRYFASGRDYMHECDYATGCLIGNLGQELSGQSDTFRDALNLVFQRWEQRFARCLQDAQASGDIAVHTAPEALASFILTGWEGAILRAKTLKSVEPMDLFEKILFQQVLIRPAP from the coding sequence ATGAAAAATACCGCAACGCGCGACAAGTTGATTGATAGTGGCGCCCAACTGATCAGCCAGCAAGGCTACAACGCAACGGGCATTAATGCCGTTTTAAAAACGTGCGGCGTGCCTAAGGGCTCTTTTTATCACTACTTCTCAAGTAAAGAAGAGTTTGGGCTGGCGGTGATTGAGCGCTTTGCTTCGACGTATGACGCCTCGCTAGTGACGCTCCTGGAAGATAGCAACACGCCGCCTTTAGAGCGGCTTAGGCGCTATTTTGCATCAGGTCGCGACTATATGCATGAGTGCGATTACGCCACGGGCTGTTTGATTGGTAATCTTGGTCAAGAGCTTTCAGGCCAAAGCGATACCTTCCGTGATGCGCTAAACCTTGTATTTCAGCGCTGGGAACAGCGGTTTGCACGTTGCTTACAAGATGCCCAGGCGAGCGGAGACATTGCAGTCCATACGGCGCCTGAAGCGTTAGCAAGCTTTATCTTAACCGGCTGGGAAGGCGCTATTTTACGCGCCAAGACGCTGAAGTCCGTCGAACCTATGGATCTGTTTGAAAAGATTTTATTTCAACAGGTGCTGATCCGCCCAGCACCATAA